From one Solanum lycopersicum chromosome 12, SLM_r2.1 genomic stretch:
- the LOC101255571 gene encoding uncharacterized protein, which translates to MTKFSTEEVELYTNWDDVFCPICLDFPHNGVLLQCSSYDKGCRPFLCDTDHLHSNCLERFKQAHRVIAGSPSLSISNEREDVIKSEANSWSACPLCRGKVTGWVVVEKARIHLDVKERCCEEDKCKFKGTYVELQKHAKLDHPHARPSKIDPARQIDWENFQQSSEIIDVLSTIHAEVPRGVVLGDYVIEYGNDNSDDEFENFPSAEGNWWRSCILYQVFNNFRTSRNRRRSRVSNARRGNRHLGYDASNSDESSVTSVEYVDYGVEELDDGFVRIAGVSRRRADSRSSRRRRSRFYDN; encoded by the coding sequence ATGACAAAGTTTTCTACAGAGGAGGTGGAGCTATATACCAATTGGGATGATGTGTTTTGTCCCATTTGCTTGGACTTCCCTCACAATGGTGTGCTCCTCCAGTGCTCATCTTATGACAAGGGTTGCAGGCCTTTTTTGTGTGACACAGATCATTTGCATTCCAACTGTCTAGAACGCTTCAAACAAGCACATCGGGTGATAGCTGGTTCACCATCACTTTCGATATCCAATGAGAGAgaagatgtgataaaatcagaGGCCAACAGCTGGTCTGCCTGCCCCTTGTGTAGGGGAAAAGTTACTGGATGGGTTGTTGTTGAGAAGGCTCGCATACATCTCGATGTCAAGGAGCGCTGTTGTGAAGAAGATAAATGTAAATTTAAAGGTACCTATGTGGAACTTCAGAAACATGCTAAACTTGACCACCCTCATGCACGCCCCTCAAAAATAGATCCTGCTCGACAGATTGATTGGGAAAACTTTCAGCAGTCCTCTGAAATAATAGACGTCTTGAGTACTATACATGCAGAAGTTCCCCGAGGGGTTGTTTTAGGTGATTATGTGATTGAATATGGAAATGATAATTCTGATGATGAATTTGAGAATTTCCCTTCAGCGGAAGGAAACTGGTGGAGATCATGTATCTTGTATCAAGTATTTAATAACTTTAGGACGTCTAGAAACAGAAGAAGATCTAGGGTTAGTAATGCAAGAAGAGGAAACCGCCATTTGGGTTATGATGCTTCAAACTCTGATGAGAGTTCTGTGACATCTGTAGAATATGTAGACTATGGGGTTGAGGAGCTTGATGATGGTTTTGTAAGGATTGCTGGCGTCTCAAGGAGAAGAGCTGATAGTCGCAG